Proteins encoded within one genomic window of Lactococcus garvieae:
- the pyrR gene encoding bifunctional pyr operon transcriptional regulator/uracil phosphoribosyltransferase PyrR, whose protein sequence is MAKKEIIDEITMKRAITRITYEIIERNKELDKLVLIGIKTRGVYLAQRIQERLAQLENIDMPLGELDTRPFRDDKKATEDTTEINVDITGKDIVLVDDVLYTGRTIRAAIDGLVERGRPARVQLAVLVDRGHRELPIRADYVGKNIPTSQGEEIIVNMTEIDGEDSILIKKEEA, encoded by the coding sequence ATGGCAAAAAAAGAAATCATTGATGAAATCACAATGAAACGTGCGATTACACGTATTACTTATGAAATCATTGAGCGAAACAAAGAACTGGATAAACTGGTCCTTATTGGAATAAAAACCCGTGGAGTATACTTGGCACAACGTATTCAAGAACGTTTGGCTCAGTTGGAAAATATTGACATGCCTTTAGGTGAGTTAGATACACGTCCTTTCCGTGATGATAAAAAAGCAACGGAAGATACCACAGAGATTAATGTAGATATCACAGGAAAAGATATAGTACTGGTAGACGATGTGCTTTATACAGGGCGCACCATTCGTGCAGCAATTGATGGTTTAGTAGAACGTGGCCGCCCTGCGCGTGTTCAACTTGCCGTACTTGTTGACCGGGGACACCGCGAATTACCTATTCGCGCGGACTACGTTGGGAAAAACATTCCGACTTCTCAGGGAGAAGAAATTATTGTGAATATGACAGAGATCGATGGTGAAGACAGCATCTTGATCAAGAAAGAAGAGGCATAA